One Chengkuizengella sediminis genomic window carries:
- a CDS encoding CPBP family intramembrane glutamic endopeptidase: MSLLKKWLLMLMNIVVYFGAAVLAFYVINPYIFNHVDWYKTFMGSNIPIQLTATVSMIFIMYFLIFKIKKMYLKEKYESLWSICNFSMLNIKQMVWFTLIGFAGSIWFISLMNISYISESFPGLQSYIELFATSEYFIYTFLGVGIIGVFYEEILFRGLIFNEFRKVLPLPFALLLNAVIYGLFQPSPVIMVTGFLLGILYGLIYVKTMSLWSTIWIGSVLNISIFSLHELKVDEGMAKWSDAVLIPIHILTFLFMLLFVIYFLKSDVPNENSNIKETNVKG, from the coding sequence ATGAGTCTATTAAAAAAATGGCTACTTATGTTAATGAATATAGTCGTTTACTTTGGTGCCGCAGTGTTAGCTTTTTATGTGATTAATCCTTATATATTTAACCATGTAGACTGGTATAAAACGTTTATGGGATCAAATATTCCAATACAATTAACTGCTACAGTTTCAATGATTTTTATCATGTATTTTTTAATTTTTAAAATTAAAAAGATGTATTTAAAAGAAAAATACGAGAGTTTATGGTCTATATGTAATTTTTCAATGTTGAATATAAAACAAATGGTTTGGTTTACTCTTATTGGATTTGCAGGATCAATTTGGTTTATTTCCTTAATGAATATTTCATATATATCTGAATCTTTTCCAGGATTACAGTCATATATAGAGCTATTTGCAACATCAGAATACTTTATTTATACGTTTTTGGGGGTAGGGATTATAGGTGTATTTTATGAGGAAATATTATTTAGAGGACTTATTTTTAATGAATTTCGAAAAGTACTTCCTCTACCTTTTGCTCTATTATTAAATGCTGTTATTTATGGTTTATTTCAACCAAGCCCTGTTATTATGGTAACCGGTTTTCTCTTAGGAATTTTGTACGGGTTAATTTATGTAAAAACAATGTCCTTGTGGTCAACGATTTGGATAGGTAGTGTGCTTAATATTTCAATATTTTCACTTCATGAATTAAAAGTAGATGAAGGTATGGCTAAATGGTCAGATGCTGTGTTAATACCTATTCATATATTGACTTTTCTATTTATGTTACTATTTGTAATTTACTTTTTAAAAAGCGATGTACCAAATGAAAACTCTAATATTAAAGAAACAAATGTGAAAGGATGA
- a CDS encoding non-ribosomal peptide synthetase gives MNKFESLIDVIENCKNDSQHITFIKKKEEQSLYYSDLYDRSLRMLHGLQSQGIKKGQEIIFQIQENENFILLFWACVLGGMIPVPVTIGTTDEHRKKVLEIYQILDDPKIVTDYDILPSLKETFNQMEVSAPYEEVARNTIEINEISDLKQLGNVEQVKSSDIAFIQFSSGSTGKPKGVMLTHDNLLANMRGIVLNSKTSSQDSTLSWMPLTHDMGLIGYHLSPMYANISQFIMPTTLFVMQPMLWLEKASEHKITSLASPNFGYKHFLKTFKPEKAAHWDLSKIRLIFNGAEPISDQLAFRFLSVLEPYGLQPNAMFPVYGMAEASLAVSFPPVEETLQSISVKRESVRLGNQVEIIDQTSSNEIHFVDLGYAVDGCQIRITNDRHIPLSECVIGNIEIRGKNVTSGYYNNSEATNELITEDGWLVTGDLGFLKHNRLFVTGRKKDIIFINGQNVYPHDIEGIAEKVPGVDAGKIAVCGVFNAEEQQDDIITFVVFRKKTDAFIPLVQELKTFIHLQTGLEIKHVIPVRSIPKTTSGKLQRYKLASQYEDGDYFEIVKEMEQYLVEQKQAVMIEKPMNETEEKLTKLWSEVLGIEQIDRKSHFLEIGGNSLKAASLASEVEKMFEVELPIIEFYQLATIEKQAKYILQANKKSYVPINKIAEQEFYPVSSAQKRLYIQEQFEGIGKSYNMPVAFNVIGKPNKLRVEKILNQLIDRHEVLRTSFQWIDGKIYSKIMPSLSIQLKDLETPEELIEPFNLNEPPLIRAGWVQKENDESILILDMHHIIMDGISINVLMEEFFDLYQHRSLLPISIQYKDFAVRNEHWKTTESYQLQESFWANQLSGVIPQLQLQTDLRREEKRTFDGETVYFNVSKHITEQINETCHKKRITLNAYLLSVYYILLNKYTGQDELVVGSLTAARRHPDIHRMLGMFANFLPVRYQVNDELSSNEMMSEMQELLGNIYEHQEYPYNDMILKLLKDTDRSRNPFFDTMLIFHNQLETNYSLEADNLKLTQYDLHSNTSKLDFKLDIFPEENGSLKCILEYNCNLFKRETMVRFTEHYQNILKSVTNVPEQKIKEINILSEEEKFKITNVFNETSSPYEKNKTVVELFVEQANKTPNNIAVQYKNEKLTYRELNEKSNQLAKTLVSFGVQSDQVIAVMAERSLEMIVGIFAILKAGGAYLPIAPDLPEERIQYMLEDSQVKMILTQQKWINSIGFQGKMIDVGDSQYYTGDVSALHKTSEYNNLAYVIYTSGSTGKPKGVMIEHYSVINRIMWMQKTYSLNEQDIILQKTPISFDVSVWELFWWSFVGAKLVLLDPGGEKDPAHIVEEIDKQNITTMHFVPSMLQIFLDYLNQTNQWERLHALKKVFTSGEVLHSHHVAKFNDFISLKNNAELINLYGPTEATVDVSCFPCTPLEDTKVIPIGKPIDNTQLWIVNNHHQLQPIGIVGELCISGDGLARGYIHKEEQTKEKFVPNPFIDGQLMYKTGDLARWLPDGNIEYLGRLDHQVKIRGYRIELAEIEACLLDHQNIDEAVVLVKEDLQGDSFLVAYIVSQGPFDVAQIRTFLKGSLPDYMVPARFVALKEMPLTSNGKINRIELQNQVKLVELNSDKYVAPTNDIEEKLVGLWQKVLEIKRIGVDDDFFELGGHSFKATMLITQIHEQFNVEIPLSEIFSSPTIREIAKYIEKANFSEHITITKAVKREHYYLSSAQKRLFILHQIEGDNLTYHLPATMEITGKLNEKLVQDTFQKILKRHEVLRTSFKLLDGEAVQFIHPEVTFQLEKLDKTYDNINQMMVDFMKPFDLSSAPLLRVGLVNQGKEKNILLFDMHHIVSDGLSIVNLTKEFVQIYQGLDLSPLKIQYKDYVEWQTEFFTTEKYEKQEKYWNDILSGELPTLQLPTDFIRPPVRSGKGDKYEAKLDSQLLSSIKNLALEHETTIYVVMLAVFNILLAKYTKQEDIIIGSPITGRTHSDLKDLIGMFVNTLAMRNEPKENYTFKQFLQKVNHNALQAFENQDVPFEALVEKLNVKRDLSRNPIFDVMFVLQNMGTPSVKFDDLLGRQLPINHQQSKFDLTLEAIEEEQGMTLNFEFNVDLFHKSKIERLAHHFKQLIYIVTEQSNIKIRDMDFMSKEEKKQILYQFNNTDREYPKHKTIHKLFEEQVERTPNHVALTFKDEKMTYQVLNNRANQLAVQLREKGVTKNEIVSIMVERSPEMIIGILAILKAGGAYLPMSPQFPQERISFMLKDSECKLVLTQKEFKEKISFEGEIIVLNDSKNYINEKNDIKVKDISSSEDLAYIIYTSGSTGKPKGVMIKHHSVVNRITWMQHKYPLQESDVIMQKTPCTFDVSVWELFWWSWTGAQVHLLEPEEEKNPQSMIDAIEKHKITTMHFVPSMLQVFFEYVSGKSIEPKLKSLRQVFTSGEALQLKQVEQFNETLFKTNNTNLINLYGPTEATVDVSYYECTPFNGEQSVPIGKPIDNTKLYVVNESLQLQPIGVSGELCISGEGLATGYLNHEELTADKFVPDPFAVGQWMYKTGDLAKWNEDGQIEYLGRMDHQVKIRGYRIELGEIETQLLDIGDIQQAIVVDRISETSDPYLCAYYVSEQKLSASDIRSFLLSRLPDYMIPAYFMKVDKIPLTSNGKVDRKALPEPMMDRENDLNTVSPTNEIQKKLLHVWSETIGHEKIGIYDNFFEVGGNSLLLIRVHSKLEEHWPQQIKVTDLFSYPTIAKLSEFIQSKSTNKSELPIQFVHLPETYFESTSQQAVRSYSFKLEEEQFQIFKDMSYQLNLELSYILLALYGYLFAQITKNKQIPIQVLTSDESYMALKLDLDQFTNFIDIPPYLKTTIQEKNPTQTYTLDDLKQAQMSHQKYNILPLFIHTRKSSLDTEIVNLFHISLGFMEIGSELMLISEFNGKKISSNKMKEFLQGFKQLSTIIANQYAAQSQVSATKKEEE, from the coding sequence ATGAATAAATTTGAAAGTTTAATCGATGTGATAGAAAATTGTAAAAATGATAGTCAACATATTACGTTTATTAAAAAAAAGGAAGAACAATCCTTATATTACTCTGATTTATACGATAGATCATTAAGAATGCTTCATGGTTTACAGAGCCAAGGAATTAAAAAAGGGCAAGAAATAATATTCCAAATTCAAGAAAATGAGAACTTTATATTATTATTTTGGGCATGTGTATTAGGAGGAATGATCCCTGTTCCAGTGACAATAGGAACAACTGATGAACATCGTAAAAAAGTACTCGAAATTTATCAGATTTTAGATGATCCTAAAATAGTTACAGATTATGATATACTCCCTTCTTTAAAAGAAACCTTTAACCAAATGGAAGTTTCCGCACCTTATGAAGAAGTTGCAAGGAATACGATTGAAATAAATGAAATTAGTGATTTGAAGCAACTAGGGAATGTAGAGCAGGTTAAAAGTAGTGATATTGCTTTTATACAGTTCTCATCTGGTTCCACAGGAAAACCTAAAGGTGTGATGCTTACGCATGATAATTTGTTGGCAAACATGCGTGGGATCGTATTAAATTCTAAAACGAGTAGTCAGGATTCAACATTAAGCTGGATGCCGCTTACCCATGATATGGGACTCATAGGTTATCATCTATCACCTATGTATGCTAATATTTCACAATTTATTATGCCAACGACTTTGTTTGTGATGCAACCCATGTTATGGCTGGAAAAAGCAAGTGAACACAAAATTACTTCATTGGCTTCCCCTAACTTTGGATATAAACATTTTCTAAAAACCTTCAAACCTGAGAAGGCAGCTCATTGGGATTTATCTAAAATAAGATTAATTTTTAATGGAGCTGAACCCATTTCAGATCAACTAGCATTTCGCTTTCTTTCCGTCCTCGAACCGTATGGATTGCAGCCAAATGCGATGTTTCCAGTGTATGGTATGGCAGAAGCAAGTTTGGCTGTTTCCTTCCCACCAGTTGAAGAAACATTACAATCTATATCCGTAAAAAGGGAGTCGGTTCGTTTAGGAAATCAAGTTGAAATCATTGATCAAACATCCTCAAATGAAATTCATTTTGTCGACTTAGGTTATGCTGTTGATGGATGTCAAATTAGGATTACAAATGATAGACATATTCCACTATCTGAATGTGTAATAGGAAATATTGAAATTCGGGGTAAAAATGTAACTTCAGGATATTACAACAATTCAGAAGCGACAAATGAACTGATTACTGAGGATGGGTGGCTTGTTACAGGAGATTTAGGATTTCTAAAACACAATCGTTTATTTGTAACTGGAAGAAAAAAAGACATCATCTTTATTAACGGACAGAATGTGTACCCTCATGATATTGAAGGAATTGCAGAGAAAGTCCCAGGTGTTGATGCAGGTAAGATAGCCGTTTGTGGGGTATTTAATGCAGAGGAGCAGCAGGATGACATCATAACATTTGTTGTTTTTCGTAAAAAAACGGATGCATTTATTCCGTTGGTGCAAGAGCTAAAAACATTCATTCATTTGCAAACTGGATTGGAAATTAAACACGTAATCCCAGTTAGAAGCATTCCAAAAACGACAAGTGGTAAGCTGCAAAGATATAAACTTGCTTCTCAGTATGAGGATGGGGATTATTTCGAAATCGTAAAAGAAATGGAACAATATCTTGTAGAACAAAAACAAGCTGTGATGATAGAAAAACCTATGAATGAAACAGAAGAGAAATTAACAAAATTATGGTCTGAAGTTTTAGGAATAGAACAAATTGATCGTAAAAGCCATTTTTTAGAAATTGGGGGTAACTCTTTAAAAGCGGCTTCTTTAGCTTCTGAAGTAGAAAAGATGTTTGAAGTGGAACTGCCGATCATTGAGTTTTATCAACTTGCTACAATAGAAAAACAAGCAAAATACATCTTGCAAGCAAACAAAAAGTCATATGTCCCTATTAATAAAATTGCTGAACAAGAGTTTTATCCAGTATCAAGTGCTCAAAAGAGATTATATATTCAGGAGCAGTTTGAAGGTATCGGTAAATCTTATAATATGCCTGTAGCTTTTAATGTGATAGGAAAACCAAATAAATTGAGGGTTGAGAAAATATTAAATCAATTAATTGATCGACATGAAGTCTTAAGAACTTCGTTTCAGTGGATAGATGGAAAAATATACTCTAAAATAATGCCTTCTCTATCGATTCAATTAAAAGATTTAGAAACACCAGAAGAGTTAATTGAACCTTTTAATCTCAATGAACCTCCATTGATAAGAGCAGGATGGGTACAGAAGGAAAATGATGAAAGTATACTTATTCTTGATATGCATCATATCATAATGGATGGCATTTCTATCAATGTATTAATGGAAGAATTTTTTGATTTATATCAACACCGTTCATTACTTCCTATCTCAATACAATATAAAGATTTTGCAGTGAGAAATGAACACTGGAAGACGACGGAATCATATCAATTACAAGAATCATTTTGGGCAAATCAACTCTCTGGAGTTATCCCTCAACTTCAGCTTCAAACAGACCTCCGTCGAGAAGAAAAGAGAACGTTTGATGGAGAAACCGTTTATTTTAATGTATCAAAACATATAACGGAACAAATAAATGAAACATGTCATAAAAAACGTATTACCTTAAATGCGTATTTACTATCGGTGTATTATATTTTATTAAATAAATATACTGGGCAGGATGAGCTTGTTGTTGGTTCTTTAACTGCAGCAAGAAGACATCCAGATATTCATCGTATGTTAGGAATGTTTGCTAACTTTTTACCTGTTCGTTATCAGGTTAATGATGAATTATCTTCTAATGAAATGATGAGTGAAATGCAGGAGCTGCTTGGAAATATTTACGAACATCAAGAGTATCCTTACAATGATATGATATTAAAACTATTGAAAGATACAGATCGGTCACGAAATCCATTTTTTGATACAATGCTCATTTTTCATAATCAACTGGAAACCAACTATAGCCTAGAGGCAGACAATTTGAAACTTACACAATACGATTTACATTCGAATACATCGAAGTTAGATTTTAAGTTGGATATTTTTCCAGAAGAGAATGGAAGCTTAAAATGTATTTTGGAATATAATTGCAATCTCTTTAAAAGAGAAACGATGGTCAGATTTACAGAGCATTACCAAAATATATTGAAGTCGGTTACGAATGTACCAGAACAAAAAATCAAAGAAATAAATATTCTTTCAGAAGAGGAAAAGTTCAAGATAACGAATGTTTTTAACGAAACATCATCACCTTATGAAAAAAATAAAACTGTGGTTGAATTATTTGTTGAACAAGCAAATAAAACACCAAACAATATTGCTGTACAGTATAAAAATGAGAAATTAACTTATCGTGAATTGAATGAAAAATCGAATCAGTTAGCAAAAACTTTAGTAAGTTTTGGTGTACAGTCAGATCAAGTGATTGCAGTAATGGCTGAACGATCTTTGGAAATGATAGTTGGTATCTTTGCAATTTTAAAGGCAGGTGGAGCATATTTGCCCATTGCACCTGACCTACCTGAAGAACGAATTCAATATATGTTGGAAGACAGTCAAGTCAAAATGATACTTACACAACAAAAATGGATCAATTCCATTGGTTTTCAAGGGAAAATGATTGATGTAGGGGATAGTCAATATTATACAGGTGACGTTTCTGCGTTACATAAAACAAGTGAATATAACAATCTAGCTTATGTGATTTATACCTCTGGATCTACGGGGAAACCAAAAGGGGTTATGATCGAGCATTATTCTGTTATCAACAGGATCATGTGGATGCAAAAAACTTATTCGTTAAATGAACAAGATATCATTCTGCAAAAAACGCCAATTTCATTCGATGTATCAGTATGGGAGCTATTTTGGTGGAGTTTTGTTGGAGCCAAATTAGTTTTGTTGGACCCTGGAGGAGAAAAAGATCCTGCACATATCGTTGAAGAAATAGACAAGCAGAATATTACTACGATGCATTTTGTTCCGTCGATGCTGCAAATTTTCCTAGATTATTTGAATCAAACGAATCAATGGGAAAGGCTGCATGCTTTGAAAAAGGTATTTACAAGTGGTGAAGTGCTACATTCCCATCACGTGGCCAAATTTAATGACTTTATATCTCTAAAAAATAATGCAGAACTCATTAATTTATACGGTCCAACAGAAGCTACAGTGGATGTATCCTGCTTCCCATGTACTCCACTTGAAGATACAAAGGTAATTCCAATTGGTAAACCTATTGATAATACACAGCTTTGGATAGTGAATAATCACCATCAGTTGCAGCCTATTGGAATTGTAGGAGAATTATGTATCTCAGGAGATGGTTTAGCCAGAGGTTATATCCATAAAGAAGAACAGACAAAGGAAAAGTTTGTTCCTAATCCATTCATAGATGGACAGCTTATGTATAAAACGGGTGATTTGGCAAGATGGTTACCAGATGGAAATATTGAGTATTTAGGTAGATTAGATCATCAAGTGAAAATAAGAGGTTATCGGATTGAACTTGCTGAAATTGAGGCATGTTTATTAGACCATCAGAATATAGATGAAGCTGTTGTTCTAGTGAAAGAAGATCTTCAAGGTGATTCATTTTTAGTGGCTTATATTGTAAGTCAAGGTCCATTTGATGTTGCTCAAATAAGAACATTTCTAAAAGGAAGCCTTCCTGACTATATGGTTCCAGCTCGTTTTGTAGCTTTGAAAGAAATGCCGTTAACATCAAATGGGAAAATAAATCGAATTGAATTACAGAATCAGGTCAAACTTGTGGAATTGAATTCAGATAAATACGTTGCTCCAACCAATGACATTGAAGAAAAACTAGTAGGTTTGTGGCAGAAAGTATTAGAAATAAAACGTATAGGTGTTGATGATGATTTCTTTGAACTTGGAGGACACTCTTTTAAAGCTACGATGTTAATTACACAAATTCACGAACAATTTAATGTTGAGATTCCTTTAAGCGAAATTTTCTCATCACCAACGATAAGGGAGATAGCCAAGTATATTGAGAAAGCTAACTTTAGCGAGCATATCACAATTACAAAAGCTGTGAAACGTGAACATTACTATTTGTCATCAGCTCAAAAACGGTTGTTTATTCTTCATCAAATTGAAGGGGATAATTTAACGTATCATCTGCCAGCTACAATGGAGATCACAGGTAAACTAAACGAAAAATTAGTTCAAGATACTTTTCAAAAGATATTAAAACGACATGAAGTATTACGTACATCTTTTAAATTACTAGACGGAGAAGCAGTACAGTTTATTCATCCAGAAGTGACTTTTCAATTAGAGAAGTTAGATAAGACATACGATAATATCAACCAGATGATGGTCGATTTTATGAAACCTTTTGATTTAAGTTCAGCACCTCTATTAAGAGTAGGGTTAGTAAATCAAGGAAAAGAAAAAAATATACTATTATTTGACATGCATCATATTGTTTCAGATGGATTATCCATAGTGAATTTAACGAAAGAATTTGTACAAATTTATCAGGGGTTAGATTTATCTCCTCTGAAAATTCAATATAAGGATTATGTGGAATGGCAAACGGAGTTTTTCACAACTGAAAAATATGAAAAACAAGAAAAGTATTGGAACGATATTTTATCTGGAGAACTTCCTACATTACAATTGCCAACTGACTTTATAAGACCTCCTGTACGCAGTGGCAAGGGGGATAAGTATGAGGCTAAACTAGACAGCCAATTGTTATCGTCTATTAAAAATTTAGCATTGGAACATGAGACAACAATTTATGTTGTTATGTTAGCTGTTTTCAATATTTTATTAGCAAAGTATACAAAACAGGAAGATATTATTATAGGAAGTCCAATTACAGGTAGAACACATTCAGACTTAAAAGATTTAATCGGTATGTTTGTCAATACATTAGCAATGAGAAATGAACCGAAAGAAAACTATACATTTAAACAATTTTTGCAAAAAGTGAATCACAATGCACTTCAAGCTTTTGAAAACCAAGATGTTCCATTTGAGGCTTTAGTAGAAAAATTAAATGTGAAACGTGATTTAAGTCGGAACCCAATATTTGATGTCATGTTTGTTTTACAAAATATGGGGACTCCTTCAGTTAAGTTTGATGATTTATTAGGTAGACAACTTCCAATAAATCATCAGCAATCAAAATTTGATTTGACGCTTGAAGCTATTGAAGAAGAGCAGGGGATGACTTTAAACTTTGAATTTAATGTGGATTTATTTCATAAATCCAAAATTGAAAGACTTGCCCATCATTTTAAACAGTTGATTTATATAGTTACAGAACAATCAAATATTAAAATTCGTGATATGGATTTCATGTCAAAAGAAGAAAAGAAACAGATACTATATCAATTTAATAATACAGATCGTGAGTATCCAAAACATAAAACCATCCATAAATTATTTGAAGAACAAGTTGAAAGAACGCCAAATCATGTTGCTTTGACATTTAAAGATGAAAAGATGACTTATCAGGTATTAAACAATAGAGCCAATCAGTTAGCTGTACAGTTAAGGGAAAAGGGAGTAACAAAAAACGAAATTGTTTCCATTATGGTGGAACGTTCTCCTGAAATGATCATAGGAATTTTAGCGATATTAAAAGCGGGTGGGGCATATTTGCCAATGTCACCCCAGTTTCCACAAGAACGGATATCTTTCATGTTAAAAGATAGTGAATGTAAACTTGTTTTAACACAAAAAGAGTTCAAAGAAAAGATTTCATTTGAAGGTGAAATCATCGTTTTAAATGATTCTAAAAATTACATCAATGAAAAGAATGATATTAAAGTTAAAGATATTAGCAGTTCTGAAGATTTGGCTTATATTATTTACACATCGGGTTCAACAGGGAAGCCAAAAGGTGTAATGATCAAACATCACTCAGTTGTAAATCGAATTACTTGGATGCAGCACAAATATCCATTACAAGAATCAGATGTCATTATGCAAAAAACACCTTGTACATTTGATGTTTCTGTGTGGGAGTTGTTTTGGTGGAGCTGGACAGGGGCTCAAGTTCACCTGCTTGAACCTGAAGAGGAAAAAAATCCACAATCGATGATTGATGCCATTGAAAAGCATAAGATTACAACTATGCACTTTGTTCCATCGATGTTACAAGTATTTTTTGAGTATGTATCTGGTAAATCTATTGAACCTAAATTAAAAAGTTTAAGACAGGTATTTACAAGTGGCGAAGCTTTACAGTTGAAACAGGTTGAACAGTTTAACGAGACTTTGTTCAAAACAAACAATACAAATTTGATTAATTTATATGGTCCTACGGAAGCTACAGTGGATGTTTCTTACTATGAATGTACTCCTTTTAATGGAGAACAGAGTGTACCAATTGGAAAACCAATTGATAATACGAAGTTATACGTTGTGAATGAATCATTACAATTACAACCTATTGGTGTGAGCGGAGAGTTATGTATAAGTGGTGAAGGTTTGGCAACAGGTTATTTAAATCATGAAGAGTTAACAGCGGATAAATTTGTTCCAGACCCATTTGCAGTAGGTCAGTGGATGTATAAAACGGGTGACTTAGCAAAATGGAATGAGGACGGACAAATTGAATATTTAGGTAGAATGGATCATCAGGTGAAAATAAGGGGATACCGAATTGAACTTGGCGAAATTGAAACTCAGTTATTAGACATTGGTGATATTCAACAGGCGATTGTAGTAGATAGAATAAGTGAAACAAGCGATCCATATTTATGTGCTTATTATGTTTCAGAACAAAAGCTTTCAGCGAGTGACATAAGATCATTTTTATTATCAAGATTACCAGATTACATGATTCCAGCTTATTTCATGAAGGTAGATAAAATACCATTAACTTCAAATGGTAAAGTGGATCGAAAAGCTCTTCCTGAGCCAATGATGGATAGGGAGAATGATTTAAATACTGTTTCTCCAACAAATGAAATACAGAAAAAATTACTTCATGTTTGGAGTGAAACTATTGGTCATGAGAAGATTGGGATTTACGATAATTTCTTTGAAGTAGGAGGGAATTCATTACTTTTGATTCGAGTACATTCTAAATTGGAAGAACATTGGCCGCAGCAAATAAAGGTGACAGATTTATTCTCGTACCCAACCATTGCAAAATTGTCCGAATTTATTCAAAGCAAAAGTACAAACAAAAGTGAGTTGCCAATTCAATTTGTACACTTACCAGAAACTTATTTTGAAAGCACATCACAACAGGCCGTTCGATCCTATTCATTTAAGTTAGAGGAAGAGCAATTTCAAATTTTTAAAGATATGAGTTACCAACTAAATTTGGAATTAAGTTATATTTTACTCGCTTTATACGGATATTTATTTGCGCAAATTACAAAAAACAAACAGATTCCAATTCAAGTTCTAACTAGTGATGAGAGCTATATGGCATTAAAACTAGATTTAGATCAATTTACAAATTTCATAGATATTCCACCATATTTAAAAACAACGATACAGGAAAAAAATCCAACTCAGACGTACACATTGGATGATTTAAAACAAGCACAAATGAGTCACCAAAAATACAATATTTTACCTTTATTTATTCATACGAGAAAGTCCTCATTAGATACGGAGATTGTAAATCTGTTTCATATTTCATTGGGCTTTATGGAAATAGGTTCAGAACTTATGCTTATTTCTGAATTTAATGGTAAGAAAATTTCAAGCAACAAAATGAAGGAATTTCTTCAAGGTTTCAAACAATTATCGACCATTATAGCAAATCAATATGCTGCACAATCTCAAGTATCTGCAACAAAGAAGGAGGAAGAGTAA
- the fabD gene encoding ACP S-malonyltransferase — protein sequence MERVAFLFPGQGSQYVGMSKDIVNHYSIAKEVFEEAKDVLGMNLQTLCDEGPSEELTKTKNAQLALLTTSIAYFRVIEYELGLNPHMLAGHSLGEFSALTCSGVLTFSDALKLVRTRGELMQQETEQNIGAMTAVSKLSAQTVEQCIEQMTDGNGTVSIACYNAEKELVLTGHSYEVKRVAEKCAQEGGNVTPLKVSGPFHHQLMTKASEQFGDHLKSYSFQKFKIPVLSNVTGLPHVEDLDELKLNLVSQMIKPVRWVESMEYIFNKGVTTTIELGPRTVLKNLIKRIEPSIKSFSFDKRNDRDELMMKFSSTNKQQSAIHFITQCMTAAITTPNYNWDSNEYEKGVIQPYRKLQQMQQQWTQQKELLDEEQLKKAFILLQQILKTKKVSREEQSNILNHFDREVVN from the coding sequence ATGGAAAGAGTAGCTTTTCTTTTTCCAGGTCAAGGTTCTCAATATGTTGGAATGTCAAAGGATATAGTAAATCATTATTCGATAGCAAAGGAGGTTTTTGAAGAAGCGAAAGATGTTTTGGGGATGAATCTTCAAACTTTATGTGATGAAGGCCCTTCTGAAGAATTAACAAAAACAAAAAATGCACAACTTGCTTTGTTAACTACAAGTATTGCTTATTTTAGAGTGATTGAATATGAGTTGGGGCTTAATCCACACATGTTAGCGGGTCATAGCTTAGGAGAATTTTCAGCTTTGACTTGTTCGGGAGTACTTACGTTTTCAGACGCATTAAAATTAGTCAGGACGAGAGGAGAATTAATGCAGCAAGAAACGGAACAAAATATAGGTGCGATGACAGCAGTATCAAAACTATCAGCACAAACAGTAGAACAATGTATTGAGCAAATGACAGATGGTAACGGTACTGTATCTATTGCTTGTTACAATGCAGAAAAGGAATTAGTTTTAACAGGTCATTCCTATGAAGTTAAACGTGTAGCAGAGAAATGTGCTCAAGAAGGAGGGAATGTGACCCCGCTAAAAGTAAGTGGTCCATTCCATCATCAGTTAATGACCAAAGCCTCAGAACAATTTGGAGATCATTTAAAATCATATTCTTTTCAAAAATTCAAAATACCTGTTTTATCCAATGTAACTGGACTACCTCATGTTGAGGATTTAGATGAATTAAAGTTAAATTTGGTGTCTCAGATGATTAAACCAGTGAGATGGGTTGAATCAATGGAATATATATTTAACAAAGGCGTCACAACAACGATAGAGTTAGGTCCTAGAACAGTTTTAAAAAACTTGATCAAACGGATTGAACCTTCGATAAAGTCTTTTTCCTTTGATAAAAGAAATGATAGAGATGAACTGATGATGAAATTTTCATCAACTAATAAACAACAGTCTGCCATTCATTTTATTACACAGTGTATGACCGCTGCCATCACTACTCCTAATTATAATTGGGATTCAAATGAGTATGAAAAAGGTGTGATTCAACCATATAGAAAACTTCAACAGATGCAACAGCAATGGACACAGCAGAAGGAATTGTTAGATGAAGAACAACTGAAAAAAGCATTTATTTTATTGCAGCAAATTTTAAAGACAAAAAAAGTGAGTAGAGAAGAACAATCAAACATCTTAAATCATTTTGATAGAGAGGTTGTAAATTGA